Part of the Aquabacterium sp. NJ1 genome, ACAGCCAATGCGGGCGCGAAACTGTCGAGTCGCTGCAATCCAGAGCGCGCAGCGCCCGCTGCGCCGTCAATCAAACGATCGAAATTGGCCTTCATCAGCGTGGCACGCGAACCCTGTGGCACGTCGCCCGCAAATGTCATGCTCCCACCGACATCATCCACAGACAAGATCGTACGCACGACGCTGTCATGGATATTTTCGCCACGCAAGGACAGGGGAAAGGACAAGGCGCTGGACGGCAACTGAGCCGCGTAATCCTTCCCCAGGTACCGTTTGTAGAGCGCCAGGGCAGGCTGACCATCCAGCTCGTACAACACATTGCCATCGGACCTTGTGACCAGGCGCTCTGGGCCGAAGGTATCCCATCCGCCCAAGGAGCCATAGCCGACCCGCAGTCGTGCGCCATAAAAGCCAATGGCAACGACGGCGTTCGCCATGACCTCACCGCCAGCACACACCATGGTTTGCTTGAAGCGATCACCATCACCGGCCAGCCCACCAGTAACCGCCACGGTGGATGGCAGACTTTCCCGCAGGCCTCTGGCCAGCGCCGTGCCGTTCACCGAGAGTCCGTCGGACAGCACCATCACATGCGCCAGGCCAGGCAGATTCAGCGCATGGCCCAAGGTCGAGCCAGCCTGATAGCTGTCCTGCATGCCGTCGACCGTGGCCGTGGCCATGCGCACCTGCGTGTCCGAGAAATGAACGGCCGTGGCCACCAGCGTATCGTCCTGGACACGTGTATCCAGGATCTCTCCCGCCGTGGAGCACCCCACGATACATGCGTGTGGATACGCTGCAGCCAGCCCGGCCAACGCATCCGTGTTGTTGAGCGCCTCCGGCGCGCCAAACGCCAGCACCCACTGGGCGGCCCCTTTCTGCTCAGGACGGGAGCCGGACCAACCGTTCGCGAGACTCCAACTCAATTGTTCAACCTGCATGGCGAGACTCCGAATGGGTGGGAACAGGGCG contains:
- a CDS encoding FIST signal transduction protein codes for the protein MQVEQLSWSLANGWSGSRPEQKGAAQWVLAFGAPEALNNTDALAGLAAAYPHACIVGCSTAGEILDTRVQDDTLVATAVHFSDTQVRMATATVDGMQDSYQAGSTLGHALNLPGLAHVMVLSDGLSVNGTALARGLRESLPSTVAVTGGLAGDGDRFKQTMVCAGGEVMANAVVAIGFYGARLRVGYGSLGGWDTFGPERLVTRSDGNVLYELDGQPALALYKRYLGKDYAAQLPSSALSFPLSLRGENIHDSVVRTILSVDDVGGSMTFAGDVPQGSRATLMKANFDRLIDGAAGAARSGLQRLDSFAPALAVLISCVGRKLVLKQRVEEELEGVRQVLGPQALLAGFYSYGEICPHGGVTKCELHNQTMTITTFAES